A single genomic interval of Nonomuraea rubra harbors:
- a CDS encoding carbohydrate ABC transporter permease, translating to MATPTRPATIGTAKGARDDTRLALLFILPALIGFLVFLLWPTLRGIYLSFTRFNLLTPARWNGLDNYVRMVQDPVFWNALGVTVYYVVVNIAVQTALALVIAVMMQRLTRRTWLRGMVLTPYLVSNVVAALVFLWILDYQLGIGNRVLELIGMDRIGFLADSAWVIPTMALINVWRHVGYTALLIFAGLQTIPETLYEAGRMDGASELRMFRSITLPLLRPVMAVVLIISVVGSFQVFDTVAITTRGGPVDSSRVLQYYIYEIAFSRFQFGYASAMSVALLVVLMIITFVQYRLTRAGTSDLAGG from the coding sequence ATGGCCACCCCCACCAGGCCGGCGACGATCGGCACCGCCAAGGGAGCGCGAGACGACACGCGGCTGGCGCTCCTGTTCATCCTTCCCGCGCTCATCGGCTTCCTGGTCTTCCTGCTCTGGCCGACGCTGCGGGGCATCTACCTGAGCTTCACCAGGTTCAACCTGCTCACCCCCGCCCGCTGGAACGGGCTCGACAACTACGTGCGCATGGTCCAGGACCCGGTGTTCTGGAACGCGCTGGGCGTGACCGTGTACTACGTGGTCGTCAACATCGCCGTCCAGACGGCGCTGGCGCTGGTCATCGCGGTGATGATGCAGCGGCTGACACGCAGGACGTGGCTGCGCGGCATGGTGCTGACGCCGTACCTGGTCTCGAACGTCGTCGCGGCGCTGGTCTTCCTGTGGATCCTCGACTATCAGCTCGGCATCGGCAACAGGGTGCTGGAGCTGATCGGGATGGACCGGATCGGCTTCCTGGCCGACTCCGCCTGGGTCATCCCGACCATGGCGCTGATCAACGTCTGGCGGCACGTCGGCTACACCGCGCTGCTGATCTTCGCCGGCCTGCAGACGATCCCGGAGACCCTGTACGAGGCCGGCCGCATGGACGGCGCGAGCGAGCTGCGCATGTTCCGCAGCATCACGCTGCCGCTGCTGCGGCCCGTCATGGCGGTGGTGCTGATCATCAGCGTGGTGGGGTCGTTCCAGGTGTTCGACACCGTGGCGATCACCACCAGGGGCGGGCCGGTCGACTCCTCCAGGGTGCTCCAGTACTACATCTACGAGATCGCGTTCAGCCGCTTCCAGTTCGGTTACGCCTCGGCGATGTCCGTGGCGCTGCTCGTCGTACTGATGATCATCACGTTCGTGCAGTACCGGCTCACCCGGGCCGGCACCTCCGACCTGGCGGGAGGGTGA
- a CDS encoding LacI family DNA-binding transcriptional regulator, translating to MTLRDVAERALVSPTTVSFVLSGRRDMRISPATEERVLQAARALGYRRTAPAIGVVSDATGHTAGEILRGCVAAAGDHGHAVLAAHGADRPQALAARGVRGFVHVSTATAAYAAPLALRGRRLVTVRTAGPAPRTPAVLTDDTQAPAVLTDGTRAPAVLADDAQPPAVLTDDTQAGRAAVAALTAAGHTTGIWLAGQALPGSGARRLSGIRTELRSAGSRLAGHVRCDWTPDEARTALAHLFGTGVRPTALIAMNDRVAMGAYQAAGAAGLSIPHDVSVISFGDSDLARWLHPGLSSVDLAYFGAGRLAVELLLAERVRAGAHRLPAELRARQSVGPPSR from the coding sequence GTGACCCTGCGGGACGTCGCCGAGCGGGCGCTCGTCTCCCCCACGACCGTGTCCTTCGTCCTGTCGGGCCGCCGCGACATGCGCATCTCCCCCGCCACCGAGGAACGGGTGCTCCAGGCGGCCAGAGCCCTCGGCTACCGCCGCACAGCCCCGGCGATCGGGGTCGTCTCCGACGCCACCGGCCACACCGCCGGCGAGATCCTGCGGGGCTGTGTCGCCGCGGCCGGCGACCACGGGCACGCGGTGCTCGCGGCCCATGGCGCGGACCGCCCTCAGGCGCTGGCGGCGCGGGGTGTGCGCGGGTTCGTTCACGTGAGCACGGCGACGGCGGCGTACGCGGCGCCCCTGGCCCTGCGCGGCCGGCGGCTCGTCACGGTCCGCACCGCCGGCCCGGCACCGCGCACCCCGGCCGTCCTCACCGACGACACCCAGGCCCCGGCCGTCCTCACCGACGGCACCCGGGCCCCGGCGGTTCTCGCCGACGACGCCCAGCCGCCGGCCGTTCTCACCGACGACACTCAGGCGGGCCGGGCCGCGGTGGCCGCGTTGACCGCGGCCGGCCACACCACCGGCATCTGGCTGGCCGGCCAGGCTCTCCCTGGCTCGGGCGCCCGGCGCCTGTCCGGCATCCGTACGGAGCTCCGCTCGGCCGGATCGCGGCTGGCCGGCCACGTACGGTGCGACTGGACACCGGACGAGGCCCGCACGGCGCTGGCCCACCTGTTCGGTACGGGGGTGCGCCCGACGGCCCTGATCGCGATGAACGACCGGGTGGCGATGGGTGCCTACCAGGCGGCCGGCGCGGCCGGGCTGAGCATCCCGCACGACGTGTCCGTGATCTCCTTCGGCGACTCCGACCTCGCCCGGTGGCTGCATCCCGGGTTGTCGAGCGTGGACCTGGCGTACTTCGGCGCCGGGCGGCTGGCGGTGGAGTTGCTGCTGGCCGAGAGGGTACGGGCCGGGGCGCACCGGCTGCCGGCGGAACTGCGCGCCAGGCAGTCGGTGGGGCCACCGTCCCGCTGA
- a CDS encoding MDR family MFS transporter, whose product MSRSQLDSTTDPEAAATGRTPPVIRLLVLATFVVILNETIMINAIPRLMTALHITEQTAQWLSTAFMLTMAAVIPITGWFLQRVSTRSAYVTAMGLFLLGTALAIVAPTFEVLLGARIVQASGTAVMMPLLMTTLMQVVPESDRGRVMGNVTLAISVAPAMGPTVSGVILQFGTWRLLFAVVLPIAALIAWGGLRRLKNVGEPRTGTIDWFSVVTAAAGFGGLVYGLSRFEGGDVRMAAAIVAAGVVTIAVFVVRQLSLQKRGVPLLDLRTLRHRTYTVALIMMSVAFMSMLGSMILLPLYLQNVRQLSALETGLLVMPGGLAMGLLGPSVGRLFDKFGGRVLVVPGAVGIMLALAGFTQVSMTTPFWQLLGMHALLMVSLAATFTPVFTLGLGAVPPRLYSHGSSILSTLQQVSAAFGTALVVTVMSARADALKSSGVTEALASLGGMRLAFVIGAVLSVAVVVTALLLPARADHSAEAEG is encoded by the coding sequence GTGTCCCGCTCACAGCTCGACTCCACCACCGACCCCGAGGCCGCCGCCACAGGTCGTACCCCGCCCGTGATCCGGTTGCTGGTGCTGGCCACGTTCGTGGTCATCCTCAACGAGACGATCATGATCAACGCGATCCCGCGGCTGATGACGGCGCTGCACATCACGGAGCAGACCGCGCAGTGGCTCTCGACCGCGTTCATGCTGACCATGGCCGCCGTGATCCCGATCACCGGCTGGTTCCTGCAGCGGGTCTCCACCCGCAGCGCGTACGTCACCGCCATGGGCCTGTTCCTGCTCGGCACGGCCCTGGCCATCGTGGCGCCCACGTTCGAGGTGCTGCTCGGCGCCCGCATCGTCCAGGCGTCCGGCACGGCCGTGATGATGCCGCTGCTGATGACCACGCTGATGCAGGTGGTGCCCGAGTCCGACCGGGGCCGGGTGATGGGCAACGTCACCCTGGCCATCTCGGTCGCGCCCGCGATGGGGCCGACGGTCTCCGGGGTGATCCTGCAGTTCGGGACGTGGCGCCTGCTGTTCGCCGTGGTGCTGCCCATCGCCGCGCTGATCGCCTGGGGCGGCCTGCGGCGGCTCAAGAATGTCGGGGAGCCGCGCACCGGCACCATCGACTGGTTCAGCGTGGTGACCGCGGCGGCCGGGTTCGGCGGCCTGGTGTACGGGCTGAGCAGGTTCGAGGGCGGCGACGTACGGATGGCCGCGGCGATCGTGGCGGCCGGCGTGGTCACCATCGCGGTCTTCGTGGTGCGGCAGCTGTCGTTGCAGAAGCGCGGCGTGCCGCTGCTGGACCTGCGCACCCTGCGCCACCGCACCTACACGGTCGCGCTGATCATGATGTCGGTGGCGTTCATGTCGATGCTCGGCTCGATGATCCTGCTGCCGCTGTACCTGCAGAACGTGCGCCAGCTCAGCGCGCTGGAGACCGGGCTGCTGGTGATGCCGGGCGGCCTGGCGATGGGGCTGCTCGGCCCGAGCGTCGGCCGGCTGTTCGACAAGTTCGGCGGGCGGGTGCTGGTCGTCCCCGGCGCGGTCGGGATCATGCTCGCGCTGGCCGGCTTCACCCAGGTCTCGATGACGACGCCGTTCTGGCAGCTTCTCGGGATGCACGCGCTGCTGATGGTGAGCCTGGCCGCGACGTTCACCCCGGTGTTCACTCTCGGGCTCGGGGCGGTGCCGCCGCGGCTCTACTCCCACGGCAGCTCGATCCTGAGCACGTTGCAGCAGGTGTCGGCGGCCTTCGGCACCGCGCTGGTGGTGACCGTGATGAGCGCGCGGGCCGACGCGCTGAAGTCCTCGGGCGTCACCGAGGCGCTCGCCAGCCTCGGCGGCATGCGGCTGGCCTTCGTCATCGGCGCGGTGCTGTCCGTGGCCGTGGTGGTCACCGCCCTGCTGCTGCCGGCCAGGGCGGACCACTCCGCCGAGGCGGAAGGCTAG
- a CDS encoding AraC family transcriptional regulator, which yields MNVQQADPLEDVLTLIGTTSRLSVGLVAGGRWALSFDPPEGIKFNAVRRGRCLLTVDGVPEPIPLAEGDCFLLVQPRAFTLASEPGVRPLPAGPVFAAATGGVARAGEGEDVVFVGGRFGFGERARELLLDVLPPVIHVPGGTPEAATVRWALDLIDAELRERPLAATLVTEHLALVMLIHLLRLHLMTAGSGGTSGWLAGLADPVVAPALRAMHARPAHAWTVAELAGVAAVSRSTLAARFKQVVGRGPLEYLTGWRIELAADRLRRGDETVAAIANDVGYGSVSALSNAFKRIAGVSPRDYRLASLPPRRSGPPWPAAAGR from the coding sequence GTGAACGTCCAGCAAGCCGACCCCCTCGAAGACGTCCTCACGCTCATCGGCACGACCAGCCGCCTGTCGGTCGGGCTGGTCGCCGGTGGCCGGTGGGCGCTGTCGTTCGATCCCCCTGAGGGGATCAAGTTCAACGCGGTACGCCGCGGCCGCTGCCTGCTCACCGTGGACGGCGTGCCGGAGCCGATCCCGCTGGCCGAGGGCGACTGCTTCCTGCTCGTCCAGCCGCGCGCCTTCACCCTGGCCAGCGAGCCGGGGGTGCGCCCGCTCCCGGCCGGCCCCGTCTTCGCCGCCGCCACCGGCGGCGTGGCCCGCGCGGGGGAGGGCGAGGACGTGGTCTTCGTCGGCGGCCGGTTCGGCTTCGGCGAGCGCGCCCGGGAGCTGCTGCTGGACGTGCTGCCGCCGGTGATCCACGTGCCCGGCGGCACTCCCGAGGCCGCGACCGTACGCTGGGCGCTCGACCTGATCGACGCCGAGCTGCGCGAGCGCCCGCTCGCCGCCACCCTGGTCACCGAGCACCTCGCCCTGGTCATGCTGATCCACCTGCTGCGCCTGCACCTGATGACCGCCGGTTCCGGCGGGACGTCCGGCTGGCTGGCGGGGCTCGCCGACCCGGTCGTGGCCCCTGCCCTGCGTGCCATGCACGCCAGGCCCGCCCACGCCTGGACGGTCGCCGAGCTGGCCGGCGTGGCGGCGGTGTCCCGCTCGACGCTGGCCGCCCGGTTCAAGCAGGTCGTCGGGCGGGGGCCGCTGGAGTACCTGACCGGCTGGCGGATCGAGCTGGCCGCCGACCGCCTGCGCCGCGGCGACGAGACGGTGGCGGCGATCGCGAACGACGTGGGATACGGCTCGGTGAGCGCGCTGAGCAACGCGTTCAAGCGGATCGCAGGCGTGTCCCCGCGCGACTACCGCCTCGCTAGCCTTCCGCCTCGGCGGAGTGGTCCGCCCTGGCCGGCAGCAGCAGGGCGGTGA
- a CDS encoding SDR family NAD(P)-dependent oxidoreductase: protein MTRITTPFNAKTTAAEILAGVDLTGRRIIVTGGTSGIGLETVRALRGAGAEVTVASRNPAGDGRALDLSDPGSVRSFVAGWSGPVHAIVANAGIMALPDRQVAANGWELQLATNFLGHFALITGLHDNLRQAGDARVVTVSSGAQLREPFDFDDPHFERRPYDPWVAYAQSKTADVLLAVGIARRWAGDGIAANAFEPGYVHTGLQRHLDDGTKRAMGILDDEGNLLTPGYFTTPEQGAATAVLLAASPLMDGVTGRYFTHDNQEAEVVPGGPDVMTGVAAWSVDPAAADRLWDYAREAGLE, encoded by the coding sequence ATGACGCGCATCACCACTCCCTTCAACGCCAAGACCACCGCTGCCGAGATCCTCGCCGGGGTCGATCTGACCGGGCGCAGGATCATCGTGACCGGCGGCACCTCCGGGATCGGCCTGGAGACCGTACGGGCCCTGCGAGGAGCCGGGGCCGAGGTCACGGTCGCCAGCCGGAACCCGGCCGGCGACGGGCGGGCACTGGACCTGAGCGATCCGGGGTCGGTGCGCTCGTTCGTGGCCGGGTGGAGCGGGCCGGTGCACGCGATCGTGGCGAACGCCGGGATCATGGCCCTGCCTGACCGCCAGGTCGCCGCCAACGGCTGGGAGCTGCAACTGGCGACGAACTTCCTCGGGCACTTCGCGCTGATCACCGGGCTGCACGACAACCTGCGGCAGGCCGGGGACGCGCGGGTGGTCACGGTCAGCTCGGGGGCCCAGCTACGGGAGCCGTTCGACTTCGACGACCCGCACTTCGAGCGCCGCCCGTACGACCCGTGGGTGGCCTACGCGCAGTCGAAGACCGCCGACGTGCTGCTCGCGGTCGGCATCGCCCGCCGCTGGGCCGGCGACGGCATCGCCGCCAACGCCTTCGAGCCCGGCTACGTGCACACCGGCCTGCAGCGCCACCTCGACGACGGCACCAAGCGGGCGATGGGCATCCTGGACGACGAGGGGAACCTGCTGACCCCCGGCTACTTCACCACCCCGGAACAGGGCGCGGCCACCGCGGTGCTGCTCGCCGCCTCCCCCCTGATGGACGGGGTGACCGGCCGCTACTTCACGCACGACAACCAGGAGGCCGAGGTGGTGCCCGGCGGCCCCGACGTGATGACCGGCGTCGCCGCCTGGTCGGTGGACCCGGCCGCCGCCGACCGCCTCTGGGACTACGCCCGGGAGGCTGGCCTAGAGTAA
- a CDS encoding histidine phosphatase family protein produces the protein MIVGAENSGPVEYRQNRFRTPPGATEILLVRHGESEPARADRPFPLVDGQGDPGLAPEGHEQAERVGLRLAAERVDAIYVSSLRRTSQTAAPLAARLGLTPVTDPELREVHLGEWEGGLFRRMVAEGHPVAKRMAAEERWDVIPGAEPAEAFAERVRKVLGRLAAAHPDQRVVVVTHAGVIAEALAAATGSRPFAFLGADNASMSHLVLAEARWILRRFNDTAHLDGAFSTTAALPT, from the coding sequence GTGATTGTGGGAGCTGAGAACAGCGGGCCGGTCGAGTACCGGCAGAACCGGTTCCGTACGCCGCCAGGGGCCACCGAGATCCTGCTGGTCAGGCACGGCGAGTCCGAGCCTGCCCGCGCCGACCGGCCGTTCCCCCTGGTCGACGGCCAGGGCGACCCCGGGCTCGCGCCCGAGGGGCACGAGCAGGCGGAGCGGGTGGGGCTGCGGCTGGCCGCCGAGCGCGTCGACGCGATCTACGTCAGCTCGCTGCGGCGTACGTCCCAGACGGCCGCGCCGCTCGCCGCCCGGCTGGGCCTGACGCCGGTGACGGACCCCGAGCTGCGCGAGGTGCACCTCGGCGAGTGGGAGGGCGGGCTGTTCCGGCGCATGGTCGCCGAGGGGCACCCCGTCGCCAAGCGCATGGCCGCCGAGGAGCGCTGGGACGTGATCCCGGGCGCCGAGCCGGCCGAGGCGTTCGCCGAGCGGGTGCGCAAGGTGCTCGGCAGGCTCGCCGCCGCCCACCCCGACCAGCGGGTCGTCGTGGTCACCCACGCCGGGGTGATCGCCGAGGCGCTGGCCGCGGCCACCGGGTCGCGGCCGTTCGCGTTCCTCGGCGCCGACAACGCGTCGATGTCACACCTGGTGCTGGCCGAGGCCCGGTGGATCCTGCGCCGCTTCAACGACACCGCGCACCTCGACGGGGCCTTCTCCACCACGGCCGCGCTGCCCACCTGA
- a CDS encoding NUDIX hydrolase, which produces MKRLLARLWLGIRGSMQWRLLYLSQAKFMVGVTGVVRDRDGNVLLLRHRFWPEHRQWGLPTGGAKRGETFEQTVVREVREETGLEVSVGELVHLRSGFKLRIEIAYAAEYAGGGTMRLNPLEILEARWCAPGDLPDGLLEPHRLLIESSGGQRGRGGEGPVEVRGVVEAAQDPPGLGQHQV; this is translated from the coding sequence GTGAAGAGGCTGCTCGCCCGGCTGTGGCTCGGCATCCGCGGGTCGATGCAGTGGCGGCTGCTCTACCTGTCCCAGGCCAAGTTCATGGTCGGCGTCACGGGCGTCGTCCGCGACCGCGACGGCAACGTGCTGCTGCTGCGGCACCGCTTCTGGCCCGAGCACCGGCAGTGGGGGCTGCCGACGGGCGGGGCCAAGCGCGGGGAGACGTTCGAGCAGACGGTCGTCCGCGAGGTGCGCGAGGAGACCGGCCTGGAGGTGAGCGTGGGGGAGCTGGTGCACCTCAGGAGCGGGTTCAAGCTCAGGATCGAGATCGCGTACGCGGCCGAGTACGCCGGCGGCGGCACCATGCGGCTGAACCCGCTGGAGATCCTGGAGGCCCGCTGGTGCGCCCCCGGCGACCTCCCCGACGGCCTGCTGGAGCCGCACCGCCTGCTGATCGAGTCGTCAGGTGGGCAGCGCGGCCGTGGTGGAGAAGGCCCCGTCGAGGTGCGCGGTGTCGTTGAAGCGGCGCAGGATCCACCGGGCCTCGGCCAGCACCAGGTGTGA
- a CDS encoding Gfo/Idh/MocA family protein produces MTTTFGAIGSGRRTRFFLRLAAAMPDRLRVSGVVTRGEERGSQITAEWGVPAFRSVGELLRHERPDYVTAAVPWPAMPGAIRAVVEHGTPVLAETPPAPDLAGLRELWRDVGATGLVQVAEQYLLMPGHAARLALVRAGVIGEPTSVQVSSTHLYHAVSMIRGLLGVGFEAAEVRAGAFEAPLADPLGPGGWTGDGTPQRRTTTLATLDFGGRMGLYDFTDNQWWNPLRMRRIVVRGSTGELVDDRVVRLLDPVTPVESHLVRRDTGVDLSLEFRDLKHISFDGRVVYRNPFDGAGLSDDDIAVADILERTGAWARQEGPAPYPLAEACQDHLISLAIGESARTGGPVTTGKEAWAA; encoded by the coding sequence ATGACCACGACGTTCGGCGCGATCGGCAGCGGGCGGCGGACCCGGTTCTTCCTGCGGCTGGCCGCGGCGATGCCCGACCGGCTGCGGGTCAGCGGCGTCGTGACCCGCGGCGAGGAGCGGGGCAGTCAGATCACCGCGGAGTGGGGCGTTCCGGCCTTCCGGTCGGTCGGCGAGCTGCTGCGGCACGAGCGGCCCGACTACGTCACCGCCGCGGTGCCGTGGCCCGCGATGCCGGGCGCGATCCGCGCGGTGGTCGAGCACGGGACGCCGGTCCTGGCGGAGACGCCGCCCGCGCCGGACCTGGCCGGGCTGCGCGAGCTGTGGCGCGACGTCGGCGCCACCGGCCTGGTGCAGGTGGCGGAGCAGTACCTGCTGATGCCGGGGCACGCGGCCCGGCTGGCACTCGTGCGCGCGGGCGTGATCGGCGAGCCGACCTCCGTCCAGGTCTCCTCGACCCACCTCTACCACGCCGTGTCCATGATCCGCGGCCTGCTGGGCGTCGGGTTCGAGGCCGCCGAGGTGCGCGCGGGCGCGTTCGAGGCGCCGCTCGCCGACCCGCTGGGGCCCGGCGGCTGGACGGGCGACGGCACGCCGCAGCGGCGCACCACCACCCTCGCCACCCTCGACTTCGGCGGCCGGATGGGCCTGTACGACTTCACCGACAACCAGTGGTGGAACCCGTTGCGGATGCGCCGCATCGTGGTCCGCGGCTCGACCGGCGAGCTGGTCGACGACAGGGTGGTCCGGCTGCTCGACCCGGTGACGCCGGTGGAGTCGCACCTGGTGCGGCGCGACACCGGCGTGGACCTCAGCCTGGAGTTCCGCGACCTCAAGCACATCAGCTTCGACGGCCGCGTGGTCTACCGCAACCCGTTCGACGGCGCGGGCCTGTCCGACGACGACATCGCGGTCGCCGACATCCTGGAGCGTACGGGCGCCTGGGCCCGGCAGGAGGGCCCGGCGCCGTACCCGCTGGCCGAGGCCTGCCAGGACCACCTGATCAGCCTCGCCATCGGGGAGTCGGCCAGGACCGGCGGCCCGGTCACCACCGGCAAGGAGGCGTGGGCGGCGTGA
- a CDS encoding ABC transporter permease → MSAAPATPQPASASGPAPAGLGLLLVPPRSRPAWRLIPARVAAMCVVELQKLRHDRTELYTRAIQPALWLLIFGETFTRINVIPTGGIPYRDYLAPGIIAQSTMFIAIFYGIHIIWERDSGVLTKLLVTPTPRAALVAGKAFAAGVKAIVQAVVVVLIAALLGVALDLNPLHLLGVLVAVLLGSAFFSCLSVTIAGIVRTRDRLLGIGQAITMPLFFASNALYPTSAMPGWLQAVSAINPLTYEVDALRGLLLGIPSHLPLDFAVLIVAAAAGITAASALLGRLAR, encoded by the coding sequence ATGTCCGCCGCACCCGCAACACCGCAGCCCGCGTCGGCTAGCGGCCCGGCTCCCGCGGGGCTCGGGCTGCTGCTCGTCCCGCCGCGCTCCCGGCCCGCGTGGCGGCTGATCCCGGCCAGGGTCGCCGCGATGTGCGTGGTGGAGCTGCAGAAGCTGCGCCACGACCGTACCGAGCTGTACACCCGCGCCATCCAGCCCGCGCTGTGGCTGCTGATCTTCGGTGAGACGTTCACCCGCATCAACGTGATCCCGACGGGCGGCATCCCGTACCGCGACTACCTGGCGCCGGGGATCATCGCCCAGTCCACGATGTTCATCGCCATCTTCTACGGCATCCACATCATCTGGGAGCGCGACTCGGGCGTCCTGACCAAGCTCCTGGTCACGCCGACCCCGCGGGCCGCCCTGGTGGCGGGCAAGGCGTTCGCGGCGGGGGTGAAGGCGATCGTGCAGGCCGTGGTGGTGGTGCTCATCGCCGCGCTGCTGGGCGTGGCCCTGGACCTCAACCCGCTGCACCTGCTGGGGGTGCTGGTGGCGGTGCTGCTCGGCTCGGCGTTCTTCTCCTGCCTGTCGGTGACGATCGCCGGCATCGTACGCACCCGCGACCGCCTGCTCGGCATCGGCCAGGCCATCACGATGCCGCTGTTCTTCGCCTCGAACGCGCTCTACCCGACGTCGGCCATGCCGGGCTGGCTGCAGGCCGTCAGCGCGATCAACCCGCTCACCTACGAGGTGGACGCGCTGCGCGGGCTGCTGCTGGGCATCCCCTCGCACCTGCCGCTCGACTTCGCGGTGCTGATCGTGGCCGCGGCCGCCGGCATCACGGCCGCCTCGGCGCTGCTGGGCCGCCTGGCCCGCTGA
- a CDS encoding ABC transporter ATP-binding protein yields MSDDEEPREVAANGDQPHTAAANGDQPHRVAANGDEPREEAVTVTGLRYAFGRATAVDGLDLTVAAGEVFGLLGPNGAGKTTAIRCVTTLLPVPPGMVRVFGHDVTTDRMAVRRLLGYVPQQLSADSSLTGRENVSLFARVFDVPRRERADRVAQALEAVGLSEAADRMAGTYSGGMVRRLELAQALVSAPRLLILDEPTIGLDPIARTGVWDHIMAIRAASGMTVLVTTHYMDEADQYCDRVALMHQGRVRALGTPRRLTDDLRARLGDGTSPTLEDVFRDVAGGSLDDLDRGEFRDVRRTRNTAARVG; encoded by the coding sequence ATGAGCGACGACGAGGAGCCGCGCGAGGTCGCGGCGAACGGTGACCAGCCGCACACGGCGGCGGCGAACGGTGACCAGCCGCACAGGGTGGCGGCGAACGGTGACGAGCCGCGCGAGGAGGCGGTCACGGTGACGGGGCTGCGGTACGCGTTCGGCCGGGCGACCGCTGTGGACGGGCTCGACCTGACGGTGGCGGCCGGGGAGGTGTTCGGGCTGCTCGGCCCCAACGGCGCGGGCAAGACCACCGCGATCCGCTGCGTGACCACCCTGCTGCCCGTCCCGCCCGGCATGGTGCGGGTCTTCGGGCACGACGTGACCACCGACCGGATGGCGGTGCGCAGGCTGCTCGGCTACGTTCCCCAGCAGTTGTCCGCCGACAGCAGCCTGACCGGCCGCGAGAACGTCTCGCTCTTCGCCCGCGTCTTCGACGTGCCCCGCCGCGAGCGCGCCGACCGGGTCGCCCAGGCGCTGGAGGCCGTCGGGCTCTCCGAGGCCGCCGACCGGATGGCGGGCACGTACTCCGGCGGCATGGTACGCCGCCTGGAGCTGGCTCAGGCGCTGGTCAGCGCGCCGCGCCTGCTGATACTCGACGAGCCCACGATCGGGCTCGACCCCATCGCCCGCACCGGCGTGTGGGACCACATCATGGCGATCCGCGCCGCCAGCGGGATGACCGTCCTGGTCACCACGCACTACATGGACGAGGCCGACCAGTACTGCGACCGGGTGGCGCTCATGCACCAGGGGCGGGTGCGCGCGCTCGGCACGCCGCGCCGCCTCACCGACGACCTGCGCGCCCGCCTCGGCGACGGCACGTCCCCGACGCTGGAGGACGTCTTCCGCGACGTCGCCGGCGGCAGCCTGGACGATCTCGACAGGGGGGAGTTCCGCGATGTCCGCCGCACCCGCAACACCGCAGCCCGCGTCGGCTAG
- a CDS encoding MarR family winged helix-turn-helix transcriptional regulator — MSAEDLPDAFAAVIGGLNRLIRRRVRRQMAVPPLRGAQAELLRLVESNPGISVSAAAKELYLAGNSVSTLVNQLTAAGLMRRETRSDDRRSVRLLPTPEAEARLRAWQERRAAIVREHLELLGEDDRAALAAALPALRRLADSLREEVTAE, encoded by the coding sequence ATGAGTGCGGAAGACCTGCCCGACGCTTTTGCCGCCGTCATCGGCGGGCTGAACCGGCTGATCCGGCGCAGGGTGCGCCGGCAGATGGCCGTGCCGCCGCTGCGGGGCGCGCAGGCCGAGCTGCTGAGGCTGGTCGAGTCGAACCCGGGCATCAGCGTCTCGGCCGCGGCCAAGGAGCTCTACCTGGCGGGCAACTCGGTGTCCACGCTGGTCAACCAGCTCACGGCCGCCGGCCTGATGCGCCGCGAGACCCGTAGCGACGACCGCCGCTCGGTCCGGCTGCTGCCCACTCCCGAGGCCGAGGCGCGGCTGCGGGCGTGGCAGGAGCGGCGGGCGGCGATCGTCCGCGAGCACCTGGAGCTGCTCGGCGAGGACGACAGGGCCGCCCTGGCCGCCGCGCTCCCGGCACTGCGAAGGCTGGCCGACAGCCTGCGAGAGGAGGTGACGGCGGAATGA
- a CDS encoding GntR family transcriptional regulator, with amino-acid sequence MRVRTRSPEEILEIYEARIALEATAAAGAAQRRSDFDLVRLARVHKSMIATASSDPAAMAEANRAVHEAIWAASHNGTIVDLLTRLNNHLTRYPQTTLSAPGRWDEAIAEHAEIIDAIGGRDADRAYGLAREHMTKARELRLRIYADTPDA; translated from the coding sequence ATGCGGGTGCGCACCCGCAGCCCCGAGGAGATCCTGGAGATCTACGAGGCGCGCATCGCGCTCGAGGCCACCGCCGCCGCCGGCGCCGCCCAGCGCCGCAGCGACTTCGACCTCGTCCGCCTCGCCCGCGTCCACAAGTCCATGATCGCCACCGCGTCCTCGGACCCGGCGGCCATGGCCGAGGCCAACCGTGCCGTCCACGAGGCGATCTGGGCGGCCAGCCACAACGGGACCATCGTCGACCTCCTCACCCGGCTCAACAACCACCTCACCCGCTACCCGCAGACCACCCTGTCGGCGCCCGGGCGGTGGGACGAGGCGATCGCCGAGCACGCGGAGATCATCGACGCCATCGGGGGGCGGGATGCGGATCGGGCTTATGGGCTGGCGCGCGAGCACATGACCAAGGCCCGCGAACTCCGCCTCCGCATCTACGCCGACACCCCGGACGCCTAA